From one Phytoactinopolyspora mesophila genomic stretch:
- the gndA gene encoding NADP-dependent phosphogluconate dehydrogenase gives MADEQRADVAVTGLATMGRNLARNLARNGYRVAVHNRSAQRTDALVDEFGNEGTFLPAKSLDELVAALERPRRVIVMVQAGEPTDAVIDQLSSLLDTGDVIVDAGNAHYEDTRRRESRLREAGINFVGTGVSGGEEGALNGPSIMPGGSEEAYEALRPMFEKIAADVDGTPCCAYVGPDGAGHFVKMLHNGIEYADMQLIAESYDLLRQGLEMSPAEVGEVFTGWNNGDLESFLVEITAEVLGHVDTSTGQPFIDVVLDQAGQKGTGRWTVISALELGVPVSGMAEAVFARGLSSDIARREAARETLPGPSPLAAVEDRQQFVDDVRDALYASKLVAYAQGFDTIRAASDEYGWDVDLGQMATIWRGGCIIRARFLDRVREAYDRDPALPSLLVDDYFRQALADGQAGWRRVVSTAAQLGVPAPGFSSALAYYDGLRAPRLPAALIQGQRDLFGAHTYKRTDRPGTFHVDWSGDRTEQER, from the coding sequence ATGGCTGATGAGCAGCGCGCCGACGTCGCGGTCACCGGGCTGGCCACCATGGGCCGGAATCTGGCTCGCAACCTGGCCCGCAACGGCTATCGAGTTGCCGTCCACAACCGCAGCGCCCAGCGCACCGACGCCCTGGTCGATGAGTTCGGCAACGAGGGCACCTTCCTTCCGGCGAAGAGCCTGGACGAACTCGTCGCCGCACTGGAGCGGCCGCGCCGCGTGATCGTCATGGTGCAGGCCGGCGAGCCCACGGACGCCGTGATCGACCAGCTGAGCTCGTTGCTGGACACCGGTGACGTCATCGTCGACGCCGGCAATGCCCACTACGAAGACACCCGGCGGCGCGAGAGCCGGCTTCGCGAGGCAGGCATCAACTTCGTCGGCACCGGCGTCTCCGGGGGCGAAGAGGGTGCTTTGAACGGCCCCAGCATCATGCCCGGAGGCAGCGAGGAAGCCTACGAGGCCCTGCGGCCGATGTTCGAGAAGATCGCCGCCGACGTTGATGGCACACCGTGCTGCGCGTACGTCGGGCCCGACGGTGCCGGGCATTTCGTGAAGATGCTTCACAACGGCATCGAATACGCCGACATGCAGCTCATCGCTGAGTCGTACGACCTGTTGCGGCAAGGACTCGAGATGTCTCCGGCCGAGGTCGGAGAGGTTTTCACCGGCTGGAACAACGGCGATCTCGAGTCGTTTCTGGTCGAGATCACCGCCGAGGTGCTTGGCCACGTGGACACGAGTACGGGGCAACCTTTCATCGACGTCGTTCTCGACCAGGCCGGGCAGAAGGGAACCGGGCGGTGGACCGTGATCTCGGCGCTGGAGCTCGGGGTGCCGGTGAGCGGGATGGCCGAGGCAGTGTTCGCCCGCGGGTTGTCGAGCGATATCGCCCGCCGGGAAGCGGCCCGAGAGACTTTGCCCGGACCGTCGCCGTTGGCTGCCGTTGAGGACCGCCAGCAGTTCGTGGACGACGTCCGTGACGCCCTGTATGCGTCCAAGCTCGTCGCGTACGCGCAGGGCTTCGACACCATCCGGGCGGCCAGCGACGAGTACGGCTGGGATGTCGATCTGGGCCAGATGGCCACGATCTGGCGCGGCGGCTGCATCATCCGGGCGCGTTTTCTCGACCGGGTCCGTGAGGCCTACGATCGCGATCCCGCGCTGCCCTCGCTGCTGGTGGACGACTACTTCCGGCAAGCGTTGGCCGACGGGCAGGCGGGCTGGCGCCGAGTGGTGTCCACGGCGGCTCAGCTCGGTGTTCCGGCGCCCGGGTTCAGCAGTGCCCTCGCCTACTACGACGGGCTGCGGGCGCCGAGGCTGCCTGCCGCGTTGATTCAGGGCCAGCGCGACCTGTTCGGTGCCCACACCTACAAGCGAACCGACCGGCCGGGGACCTTCCACGTGGACTGGTCCGGCGACCGCACCGAGCAAGAGCGCTGA
- a CDS encoding ABC transporter substrate-binding protein yields the protein MRRHISIGVAAAASALVLAACSQGSATSSSSSDDEDEVTIHYMEFSSNGGNEENLAAIVDAFEEENPDIRVVVETTPYDDYFTKLQTAVAGNTEADAFELNYENFITYAESGALAELSGVNEGAYTPSLLEAFQYDGAQVGLPESFSDVVLFYNKDLFAEAGLDEPTSDWTWEDEMAAAEALTDTDEGVFGSYQPATFHEFYKALAQAGGQFLTDDGSAVAFDGPEGLEAASWLVDKPGSVMPTEAEGAGTPDFDTDLFRDGKLAMWHTGIWMFGPLSDLPFEWDIVVEPGNVTQASAMFTNGVVVSAGSDHPEEAQKWLEFLTSSDVMVDTRLEAGWELPPIADTDKLAPYLDQSPPANRQAVFDALEETVLPPVIASQQEMQDAVTEELGEAAAGRKSVEDAVADAADRVNALLN from the coding sequence ATGAGACGTCATATCAGCATCGGCGTCGCCGCCGCGGCCAGTGCGCTGGTGCTCGCGGCCTGCTCGCAAGGTTCGGCCACCTCGTCGTCGTCGAGCGACGACGAGGACGAAGTCACGATCCACTACATGGAGTTCTCGTCCAACGGCGGCAACGAGGAGAATCTCGCCGCGATCGTGGATGCGTTCGAGGAAGAGAACCCGGACATCAGGGTCGTGGTCGAGACCACGCCCTACGACGATTACTTCACCAAGTTGCAGACCGCCGTGGCCGGCAACACCGAGGCCGACGCGTTCGAGCTGAACTACGAGAACTTCATCACCTATGCCGAGTCCGGCGCGCTCGCGGAACTCAGTGGCGTCAACGAAGGCGCCTACACCCCGTCGCTGCTGGAAGCGTTCCAGTACGACGGCGCCCAGGTGGGCCTACCCGAGTCCTTCTCCGACGTCGTCCTCTTCTACAACAAGGACCTGTTCGCCGAGGCCGGACTCGACGAACCCACCTCCGACTGGACGTGGGAAGACGAGATGGCCGCGGCCGAAGCACTCACCGACACTGACGAAGGCGTCTTCGGCAGCTACCAGCCCGCCACGTTCCACGAGTTCTACAAGGCACTGGCCCAGGCCGGCGGTCAGTTCCTGACCGACGACGGCTCGGCGGTCGCCTTCGACGGCCCGGAGGGACTGGAAGCGGCCAGCTGGCTGGTCGACAAGCCCGGTTCGGTTATGCCGACCGAAGCCGAAGGCGCGGGCACCCCGGACTTCGACACCGACCTGTTCCGGGACGGCAAGCTCGCCATGTGGCACACCGGCATCTGGATGTTCGGGCCGTTGTCCGATCTGCCGTTCGAATGGGACATCGTCGTCGAGCCAGGCAACGTCACCCAGGCCAGCGCCATGTTCACCAACGGTGTCGTCGTCAGCGCCGGCAGCGACCACCCGGAGGAAGCCCAGAAGTGGCTCGAGTTCCTCACCTCGTCCGACGTCATGGTGGACACACGGCTGGAGGCCGGATGGGAGCTTCCACCGATCGCCGACACGGACAAACTCGCGCCCTACCTCGACCAGTCCCCGCCGGCCAACCGGCAGGCGGTGTTCGATGCGCTCGAAGAGACCGTCCTTCCGCCGGTGATCGCCAGCCAGCAGGAGATGCAGGATGCCGTCACAGAGGAACTGGGCGAGGCCGCGGCAGGACGCAAGAGCGTCGAGGACGCCGTCGCCGACGCCGCTGACCGGGTTAACGCGCTGCTCAACTGA
- a CDS encoding carbohydrate ABC transporter permease, producing MRDRHLFKTRLRRTVLFTALSVGALVMLFPFAWTVITSISPGSGLGTPDLIPEEPGFDAYRTLMDTLPFWRIMVNSIWIAVASTLLQLITSSMAAYAFARLQFPGRNALFVVYLATLMVPMQVLVVPLFIQMRTLNLVDTYAALIAPSIASAFGVFLLRQAVAQVPKELDEAAIIDGAGHLRIFTLVVLPLIRPALATFAILAFMSSWNSFLWPLVIIRSPEFMTLPLGLSTLHGQFTTAWDVVMAGSVVSIIPIAVLYLAAQKYVIQGVARSGLK from the coding sequence ATGCGTGATCGCCACCTGTTCAAGACGCGGCTGCGGCGAACGGTCCTGTTCACCGCGCTCAGCGTGGGCGCGTTGGTCATGTTGTTCCCGTTCGCCTGGACGGTCATCACATCGATCAGTCCCGGCTCTGGCCTGGGCACACCGGACCTCATTCCGGAGGAGCCAGGGTTCGACGCCTACCGGACGCTGATGGACACACTGCCGTTCTGGCGGATCATGGTGAACAGCATCTGGATCGCGGTGGCGTCGACCCTGCTGCAGCTCATCACCAGCTCGATGGCCGCCTATGCCTTCGCCCGCCTGCAGTTCCCCGGCCGCAACGCACTGTTCGTGGTGTATCTGGCCACGCTGATGGTGCCGATGCAGGTGCTCGTCGTTCCGTTGTTCATCCAGATGCGCACGCTCAATCTGGTGGACACCTATGCGGCGCTGATCGCACCGAGCATCGCGTCGGCGTTCGGTGTCTTCCTGCTCCGCCAAGCCGTCGCGCAGGTTCCAAAGGAACTCGACGAGGCGGCGATCATCGACGGTGCCGGGCACCTGCGGATCTTCACTTTGGTTGTACTGCCACTGATCCGGCCCGCACTGGCCACCTTCGCCATTCTCGCGTTCATGTCCAGCTGGAACAGCTTCCTCTGGCCGCTGGTCATCATCCGCTCACCGGAGTTCATGACCCTGCCTCTGGGTCTGAGCACCTTGCACGGCCAGTTCACCACCGCGTGGGACGTGGTGATGGCCGGCTCGGTCGTCAGCATCATTCCGATCGCCGTGCTGTATCTCGCGGCACAGAAGTACGTCATCCAGGGCGTCGCCCGTTCCGGGCTCAAATGA
- a CDS encoding Tex family protein, protein MTINTPRWVYQKIAEELGVRESQVSAAVALLDDGSTVPFIARYRKEATGMLDDAQLRHLEERLRYLRELEERRNTILESIRDQGKLTDELEAQIMAADTKARLEDIYLPFKPKRRTKAQIAREAGLEPLADGLLTDPAQDPETTAQAFVTADVPDVQAALNGARAILVERFAEDADLIGDLRERMWSRGRLGSKVRPGAEEAGAKYADYFDFAEPFTKIPSHRALAMFRGEKEEILDLAVDPLTDEDAERPGPTAYELAIAHRFGIENRGRPGDTWLASCVRWAWRTRILVNLSLDLRMRVRQAAEEEAIRVFAGNLRDLLLAAPAGTRPTMGLDPAYRTGVKVAVVDATGKVVATTAIYPHKPQGQWNESLVTLEKLVREHGVELISIGNGTASRETDHLAGELIKLRPELKLTKVMVSEAGASVYSASSFASRELPELDVSLRGAVSIARRLQDPLAELVKIEPKSIGVGQYQHDLAEGALSRSLDAVVEDCVNAVGVDVNTASAPLLARVSGISNTLAENIVTHRENQGPFRARTALQEVPRLGQKAFEQCAGFLRIRGGAEPLDGSSVHPESYPLARRIAKAAGGDVQTLLGNERSLQGLRPADFVDETNGLPTVTDVINELKKPGRDPRPTFKTATFTEGVETVADLKPGMRLEGVVTNVAAFGAFVDVGVHQDGLVHISAMSHSYVKDPRDVVKPGDVVRVKVLEVDVPRNRVSLTLRLDDDLPATKDPSNSSARPRRANKAQQGSGQPKRPAPQGAMADALRRAGLQAPDSGA, encoded by the coding sequence GTGACAATTAACACGCCGCGTTGGGTGTACCAGAAGATCGCCGAAGAGCTCGGGGTGCGCGAGAGCCAGGTATCGGCCGCCGTCGCCTTGCTCGACGACGGCTCGACGGTGCCGTTCATCGCGCGATACCGCAAAGAGGCAACCGGCATGCTCGACGATGCCCAGCTGCGGCATCTCGAAGAACGGCTACGCTACCTTCGTGAGCTGGAAGAACGCCGTAACACCATCCTCGAATCGATCCGTGATCAGGGCAAGCTGACCGATGAGCTAGAGGCTCAGATCATGGCGGCCGACACGAAGGCTCGGCTCGAAGACATCTACCTTCCGTTCAAGCCGAAGCGACGCACCAAGGCCCAGATCGCCAGGGAAGCCGGCTTGGAGCCGTTGGCCGATGGGCTGCTGACCGACCCTGCGCAAGACCCCGAGACCACTGCTCAAGCGTTCGTCACCGCCGACGTGCCCGATGTTCAGGCGGCTCTCAACGGCGCCCGGGCCATACTGGTCGAGCGGTTCGCCGAAGACGCCGATCTGATCGGCGATCTGCGAGAACGGATGTGGAGCCGTGGACGTCTCGGCTCGAAGGTCCGGCCCGGGGCGGAGGAGGCCGGCGCGAAGTATGCCGACTACTTCGACTTCGCCGAGCCGTTCACGAAGATCCCCTCCCATCGTGCACTCGCGATGTTCCGCGGCGAGAAGGAGGAAATCCTCGACCTCGCCGTCGATCCCTTGACCGACGAGGACGCTGAGCGCCCGGGACCCACCGCCTATGAGCTTGCGATCGCGCACCGGTTCGGCATCGAGAACCGGGGACGGCCGGGCGACACATGGCTGGCCAGCTGTGTCCGTTGGGCGTGGCGGACCCGCATCTTGGTCAACCTCAGCCTCGATCTGCGCATGCGTGTGCGACAGGCCGCGGAGGAGGAAGCTATCCGGGTCTTCGCCGGCAACCTCCGCGACCTCCTGCTGGCGGCACCTGCCGGCACCCGCCCGACCATGGGCCTGGATCCGGCCTATCGCACCGGCGTGAAGGTTGCCGTCGTCGACGCCACCGGCAAGGTCGTCGCCACCACGGCGATCTATCCGCACAAACCGCAAGGCCAGTGGAACGAGTCCCTGGTCACACTGGAGAAGCTGGTCCGCGAACACGGCGTGGAGCTGATCTCGATCGGCAACGGCACCGCGTCCCGTGAGACCGACCATCTAGCGGGCGAACTGATCAAACTCCGCCCGGAGCTCAAGCTGACGAAGGTCATGGTCTCCGAAGCCGGCGCGTCGGTGTACTCGGCGTCGTCGTTCGCTTCGCGCGAGCTCCCGGAGCTCGACGTCTCGCTGCGAGGCGCTGTCTCGATCGCCCGGCGACTCCAAGACCCGCTGGCGGAGCTGGTGAAGATCGAGCCCAAGTCGATCGGGGTCGGCCAGTATCAGCACGACCTCGCCGAGGGGGCCTTGTCCCGATCTCTCGACGCGGTGGTCGAGGACTGCGTCAACGCGGTAGGCGTCGACGTCAACACCGCGTCGGCCCCGCTACTGGCCCGCGTCTCTGGCATCAGCAACACGTTGGCGGAGAACATCGTGACGCATCGGGAGAATCAGGGGCCGTTCCGTGCCCGCACCGCGCTTCAGGAAGTCCCGCGCCTAGGGCAGAAAGCCTTCGAACAGTGCGCAGGCTTTCTCCGGATCCGCGGCGGCGCCGAACCGCTCGACGGCTCCAGCGTGCACCCCGAGTCCTATCCGCTGGCACGCCGGATCGCCAAGGCCGCCGGAGGCGACGTCCAGACATTGCTCGGCAACGAGCGCTCACTACAGGGCTTGCGGCCCGCGGACTTCGTCGACGAGACGAATGGTTTGCCGACGGTGACCGACGTCATAAACGAGTTGAAGAAACCAGGCCGGGATCCCCGACCCACGTTCAAGACGGCCACCTTCACCGAAGGCGTCGAGACCGTGGCGGACCTCAAGCCGGGCATGCGCCTGGAGGGCGTCGTGACCAATGTCGCGGCATTCGGTGCATTCGTCGACGTCGGTGTGCACCAAGACGGCTTGGTGCATATTTCCGCTATGTCACATAGCTATGTCAAAGACCCGCGTGATGTCGTTAAGCCCGGCGATGTCGTGCGGGTAAAAGTGCTGGAAGTCGACGTTCCGCGAAATCGGGTATCGCTTACCCTGCGCTTGGATGACGACTTACCGGCGACGAAAGATCCCTCCAATTCAAGCGCCCGCCCGCGCCGGGCAAACAAGGCTCAACAGGGCAGTGGCCAGCCAAAACGCCCTGCGCCGCAAGGGGCGATGGCCGACGCGCTGCGCAGGGCCGGCCTTCAGGCACCTGATTCCGGCGCCTGA
- a CDS encoding gluconokinase: MGVSGSGKTTVAKRLAKQLAWPYAEGDDFHPEANVSKMAAGQPLADQDRWPWLRSIAAWMSAQAADGRNTVVTCSALRRAYRDVLREADGQVRFVYLSGDVDLIAERIGYRKGHFMPTSLLTSQFETLEPLEPDEDGFAVDVSPGPEQVADNVIKQLSATA, encoded by the coding sequence ATGGGTGTGTCCGGATCGGGGAAGACGACCGTCGCCAAGAGGCTGGCGAAGCAGCTCGCCTGGCCCTACGCCGAGGGCGACGACTTCCACCCCGAGGCCAACGTGAGCAAGATGGCGGCCGGTCAGCCGCTCGCCGACCAGGACCGGTGGCCGTGGCTGCGCAGCATCGCGGCGTGGATGTCCGCCCAAGCAGCTGACGGGCGCAACACCGTGGTCACGTGCTCGGCGCTGCGACGCGCCTACCGGGACGTGCTGCGTGAGGCCGACGGCCAGGTGCGCTTCGTGTACCTCTCGGGTGACGTCGACCTGATCGCGGAGCGGATCGGTTACCGCAAAGGGCACTTCATGCCGACGTCGCTCCTGACGTCCCAGTTCGAGACGCTCGAGCCGCTCGAGCCGGACGAGGATGGTTTCGCTGTCGACGTTTCGCCGGGTCCGGAACAGGTGGCGGACAACGTCATCAAGCAGTTGTCCGCGACCGCCTGA
- a CDS encoding carbohydrate ABC transporter permease produces MSAPTTEAERIHTAAAGPPRRRRTRLRKAGVVVLFLAPSFVPLAMFTLAPMIGSLWVALHDWNLISPMRWVGADNFRELATDSNTWRAFGNTLYYIAGYLPLVFAGGLTAALALNTALRGRNVFRAAFFLPVVTSWVVVALVWKWLLNPSNGVVNHMLGLIGIDGPGWWTDPTWAMPSVILASAWKDVGFVMVILLAGLQAIPAEYYDAARVDGASAWQRFRHVTLPLLSPSSFFVVVISMINGFQVFDQVFVMTGGGPAGSTEVVVQQIYDLTFRYGRAGDASALSWLLFAVILVVTVIQVRIQRRWVTYA; encoded by the coding sequence ATGAGCGCACCCACTACCGAGGCCGAGCGGATACACACCGCCGCGGCCGGTCCTCCGAGGCGGCGCCGGACACGCCTGCGCAAAGCCGGCGTCGTGGTGTTGTTCCTGGCCCCCAGTTTCGTTCCCCTAGCCATGTTCACCCTCGCCCCGATGATCGGCTCATTGTGGGTCGCGTTGCACGACTGGAACCTCATCAGCCCGATGCGGTGGGTGGGCGCGGACAACTTCCGCGAGCTGGCAACCGATTCCAACACCTGGCGGGCATTCGGAAACACCCTCTACTACATCGCTGGCTACCTGCCGCTGGTGTTCGCCGGCGGGTTGACCGCAGCGCTAGCGCTCAACACCGCTTTGCGCGGCCGCAACGTCTTCCGGGCTGCCTTCTTCCTGCCGGTGGTCACCAGCTGGGTGGTCGTCGCGCTCGTATGGAAGTGGCTGCTCAACCCCAGCAATGGCGTCGTCAACCACATGCTCGGCCTGATCGGCATCGACGGACCCGGCTGGTGGACCGACCCGACGTGGGCGATGCCGTCGGTCATCCTGGCCTCGGCGTGGAAAGACGTCGGCTTCGTCATGGTGATCCTGCTGGCTGGGCTGCAGGCCATCCCCGCGGAGTACTACGACGCCGCCCGGGTAGATGGCGCCAGTGCGTGGCAGCGGTTCCGGCATGTGACGCTGCCGCTTCTCTCACCGTCGAGTTTCTTCGTCGTCGTCATCTCGATGATCAACGGGTTCCAGGTGTTCGACCAAGTTTTCGTCATGACCGGCGGCGGGCCGGCCGGTTCCACGGAGGTTGTCGTCCAGCAGATCTATGACCTCACGTTCCGGTACGGCCGGGCCGGCGACGCCTCCGCGCTCTCGTGGCTGCTGTTCGCCGTCATCCTCGTCGTCACCGTCATCCAGGTTCGTATCCAGCGCCGGTGGGTGACCTATGCGTGA
- a CDS encoding glycoside hydrolase family 15 protein: MIDLEALAQRSHRVITSNQTPSGAYPASPAFSAYRGYCWFRDGAFIAEGVSRYGDAASAGAFHTWCARVLSDRTGHVDGLIARAERGEHVPAAELLPTRYTFDGGLGSDPWWDFQLDGYGTWLWAVSEHLRRHGEAPGTDDAYIQKGTATAVRYLNAFWDRPCYDWWEEHDEHRHLSTLGSIHAGLRAATSNPALMDALSDAERAAAAEALDGIGSLTAEGVADGHLTKWIGTTDVDASLLACVEPFGLVSRTSATAEATVRAVEDQLCVNGGVHRYAADTFYGGGQWPLLTAFLGWNHAVAGRREAALECLRWVAEQATDDGELPEQVDHHLLAPDYRQEWIDRWGTVATPLLWSHGMYLVLATELGVAGNGSAGAAS, translated from the coding sequence TTGATCGACCTCGAGGCGCTGGCTCAACGGAGCCACCGCGTGATCACCAGCAACCAGACACCGTCGGGCGCCTACCCGGCCAGTCCGGCGTTCAGCGCCTACCGGGGCTATTGCTGGTTCCGTGACGGCGCGTTCATCGCCGAGGGGGTGAGCCGGTACGGGGACGCGGCCAGCGCCGGGGCGTTTCACACATGGTGCGCCCGGGTGCTGTCCGACCGTACCGGGCACGTGGACGGCCTGATCGCCCGGGCAGAACGGGGCGAGCATGTTCCCGCGGCGGAGCTGCTGCCGACCCGGTACACGTTCGACGGTGGGCTCGGCAGCGATCCGTGGTGGGACTTCCAGCTCGACGGCTACGGGACCTGGCTATGGGCCGTCAGCGAACACCTACGACGGCACGGAGAGGCACCCGGAACCGACGACGCCTATATACAGAAGGGCACCGCCACCGCGGTCCGTTACCTGAACGCTTTCTGGGATCGGCCCTGTTACGACTGGTGGGAGGAGCACGACGAGCACCGGCACTTGTCGACGCTCGGCTCCATCCACGCGGGCCTACGGGCGGCGACCAGCAATCCAGCCCTGATGGACGCGCTGAGCGACGCCGAGCGGGCCGCCGCGGCCGAGGCACTCGACGGCATCGGCTCGCTCACCGCCGAGGGGGTCGCGGACGGACACCTGACGAAGTGGATCGGCACGACCGATGTCGACGCCAGCCTGCTGGCCTGTGTGGAACCGTTCGGGCTGGTGTCACGCACCAGTGCGACCGCCGAAGCCACGGTACGGGCGGTCGAGGACCAGCTGTGTGTGAACGGAGGCGTGCACCGCTACGCCGCGGACACGTTCTACGGCGGTGGGCAGTGGCCGCTGCTGACCGCGTTCCTCGGGTGGAACCACGCCGTCGCCGGCCGCCGGGAGGCGGCTCTGGAGTGCTTGCGCTGGGTCGCGGAGCAGGCAACCGACGACGGCGAACTGCCTGAACAGGTGGACCATCACCTACTCGCGCCGGACTACCGCCAGGAATGGATCGACCGCTGGGGCACGGTCGCGACGCCGCTGTTGTGGTCGCACGGAATGTATCTCGTCCTCGCCACCGAACTGGGCGTGGCCGGCAACGGCAGCGCTGGGGCTGCGTCGTGA
- a CDS encoding TIM-barrel domain-containing protein — translation MIRHRPYGSGHPYATTGDQRVPAEPVAGESCELRVRVSAGVDAVQCEWTDGERAETWDLRAPDDGEDSDTTADGGHLAAAQARSLADRQFWSVQTPALKAGVTYRYRFVAHYDDGRRRTTRWYDVAAAEWRDDAGSLIMNTSGPIRSPSVHDHQGVRWLVGPEGPRRVRFSLPLAPGDRVVGFGERYDHVDQHGQILDAVVFEQYKQQGAHGRTYLPMPFAMVIGEHSWGFHVRTSRRTWYDVAASEPGRLVIEAELGGDKELAVEIYQGSPTEILNAFLDDAGRPELLPDWVFRLWASGNEWNTQARVMAEMDAHREHDIPVGALVIEAWSDESTFTAFRDAQYDVNEDGSPHRLADFRFPPDGAWPDPVGMVDELHNRDIKVLLWQIPLLKMRPHPTGQLAADARAAVENGLVVTESDGRPYRNRGWWFPLALMPDLASERARSWWTEKRRYLVEELGIDGFKTDGGEHAWGHDLRHGLADTDGPVPGDAGNNLFPVHYARAYGDLLRSCGKAPVTFSRAGFTGSQAHGAFWAGDEDSTWEGLRSAVTAGITASACGIVYWGWDLAGFSGDVPDAELYLRAAAASCFMPIMQYHSEFNHHRRPWRDRTPWNVAEQTGDERVIPVFRRYAQLRERLVPYLSEQAARAVAGGPPLMRGLFFDHPGDEAAWSHPHQYLLGDDLLVAPVIEPGAKTWDAYVPPGEWVDVWSGAHLSGGKVVTRDVPIEEVPVYCRATRWPELHPAFTP, via the coding sequence GTGATCCGGCATCGCCCGTACGGCTCCGGGCACCCGTACGCCACCACCGGCGACCAGCGGGTGCCCGCCGAGCCGGTGGCCGGCGAGAGTTGTGAGCTGCGGGTCCGCGTCTCGGCTGGGGTTGACGCGGTGCAATGTGAGTGGACGGACGGCGAACGGGCCGAGACCTGGGACCTGCGCGCGCCGGACGACGGCGAAGACTCCGATACGACGGCCGACGGCGGGCACCTGGCAGCCGCGCAAGCCAGATCACTGGCCGACCGGCAGTTCTGGTCGGTCCAGACACCGGCGCTCAAAGCGGGCGTGACCTACCGGTACCGGTTCGTCGCCCACTATGACGACGGCCGTCGTCGCACGACACGCTGGTACGACGTGGCCGCGGCCGAGTGGCGGGACGACGCTGGCTCCTTGATCATGAACACTTCTGGACCCATACGGTCACCAAGTGTTCATGATCATCAGGGGGTGCGGTGGCTCGTGGGGCCCGAAGGGCCGCGCCGGGTCCGGTTCAGCCTGCCGCTGGCCCCGGGTGACCGCGTCGTCGGGTTCGGCGAGCGTTACGACCACGTCGACCAGCACGGCCAGATACTCGACGCCGTCGTCTTCGAGCAGTACAAGCAGCAGGGCGCACACGGACGCACCTACCTGCCGATGCCGTTCGCCATGGTGATCGGGGAGCACTCCTGGGGGTTCCACGTCCGCACGTCACGCCGCACCTGGTACGACGTCGCCGCATCAGAGCCCGGCCGGCTGGTGATCGAAGCCGAGCTGGGTGGCGACAAGGAACTCGCCGTCGAGATCTACCAAGGCAGCCCGACCGAGATACTCAACGCCTTCCTCGACGATGCCGGGCGCCCGGAACTTCTACCGGACTGGGTGTTCCGGCTCTGGGCCAGTGGAAACGAATGGAACACGCAAGCGCGAGTCATGGCCGAGATGGACGCCCACCGCGAGCACGACATCCCGGTGGGTGCGCTCGTCATCGAGGCCTGGAGCGACGAATCCACCTTCACCGCGTTCCGCGACGCGCAGTACGACGTCAACGAGGACGGCTCGCCGCACCGGCTGGCCGACTTCCGGTTCCCGCCCGACGGCGCCTGGCCAGATCCGGTGGGCATGGTCGACGAGTTGCACAACCGGGACATCAAGGTGCTGCTGTGGCAGATCCCGCTGCTGAAGATGCGCCCGCACCCGACCGGGCAACTCGCCGCCGACGCTCGCGCGGCCGTTGAGAACGGTCTGGTGGTCACCGAGTCCGACGGCCGGCCGTACCGCAACCGCGGCTGGTGGTTCCCGCTCGCGCTGATGCCCGATCTCGCCTCCGAGCGGGCTCGGTCGTGGTGGACGGAGAAACGCCGCTACCTCGTCGAAGAACTGGGCATCGACGGGTTCAAGACCGACGGTGGCGAGCACGCCTGGGGCCACGACCTGCGGCACGGACTTGCGGATACCGACGGCCCCGTCCCCGGCGACGCCGGCAACAATCTCTTCCCGGTGCACTATGCCCGCGCCTACGGCGATTTGCTGCGATCCTGCGGAAAGGCGCCGGTGACGTTCAGCCGCGCCGGATTCACCGGCTCGCAAGCCCACGGCGCGTTCTGGGCCGGAGATGAGGATTCGACCTGGGAAGGGCTACGTTCCGCCGTGACGGCAGGCATCACCGCGTCGGCCTGCGGAATCGTCTACTGGGGCTGGGACCTGGCCGGTTTCTCCGGCGACGTGCCCGACGCCGAGCTGTATCTGCGAGCCGCGGCCGCGTCGTGCTTCATGCCAATCATGCAGTACCACTCCGAGTTCAACCACCACCGCCGCCCCTGGCGGGACCGCACACCGTGGAACGTGGCCGAGCAGACCGGCGACGAGCGGGTCATCCCGGTTTTCCGCCGTTACGCGCAGCTGCGTGAGCGGCTGGTGCCGTATCTGTCCGAACAGGCGGCACGCGCCGTCGCCGGGGGTCCCCCGCTGATGCGTGGACTGTTCTTCGATCATCCCGGCGACGAAGCGGCGTGGTCGCATCCCCATCAGTACCTGCTGGGCGACGACCTCCTGGTGGCGCCGGTCATAGAACCTGGCGCGAAGACCTGGGACGCATACGTGCCGCCGGGAGAGTGGGTCGACGTCTGGAGCGGCGCCCACCTCAGCGGCGGGAAGGTCGTGACCCGGGATGTGCCGATCGAGGAGGTTCCGGTGTACTGCCGCGCCACGAGGTGGCCCGAGCTACACCCCGCCTTCACCCCGTGA